In one Streptomyces sp. T12 genomic region, the following are encoded:
- a CDS encoding SDR family oxidoreductase: MDLGLKDRVYVVTGATRGLGNAAARELVADGAKVVLTGRDEERVAAAAAELGPNALGLAVDNADPEAAARLITAARDTFGAFDGILVSVGGPPAGFVSDNTDEQWQAAFESVFLGAVRLARAAAAELDAGGVIGFVLSGSVHEPIPGLTISNGLRPGLAGFAKSLADELGPRGIRVVGLLPSRIDTDRVRELDGMSADPEATRAANESRIPLRRYGAPEEFGRAAAFLLSPAASYLTGIMLPVDGGMRHGF, encoded by the coding sequence ATGGATCTTGGACTGAAGGACCGGGTGTACGTCGTCACGGGGGCCACCCGTGGACTGGGCAACGCGGCGGCGCGTGAGCTCGTGGCCGACGGGGCGAAGGTCGTCCTGACCGGCAGGGACGAGGAGCGGGTCGCCGCCGCTGCGGCCGAGCTGGGGCCGAACGCCCTCGGGCTGGCCGTCGACAACGCCGATCCGGAGGCGGCAGCACGGTTGATCACTGCCGCGCGGGATACGTTCGGGGCCTTTGACGGCATCCTCGTGAGTGTCGGTGGCCCGCCGGCCGGGTTTGTCTCCGACAACACGGACGAGCAGTGGCAGGCCGCGTTCGAGTCGGTGTTTCTGGGGGCGGTTCGGCTGGCGCGGGCGGCAGCGGCGGAGCTGGACGCGGGCGGGGTCATCGGGTTCGTGCTGTCGGGCTCGGTGCATGAGCCGATTCCGGGGCTGACCATTTCGAATGGGCTGCGGCCCGGGCTGGCCGGGTTCGCCAAGTCCCTCGCGGACGAATTGGGGCCGCGGGGCATTCGGGTCGTGGGGTTGCTGCCGTCTCGGATCGACACGGATCGCGTGCGCGAGCTGGACGGCATGTCGGCGGATCCCGAGGCCACTCGGGCTGCCAACGAGTCGCGGATTCCGTTGCGGCGGTACGGGGCGCCGGAGGAGTTCGGGCGTGCGGCGGCGTTCCTGTTGTCCCCGGCCGCGTCCTATCTGACGGGGATCATGTTGCCGGTGGACGGCGGGATGCGGCACGGGTTCTAG
- the amaP gene encoding alkaline shock response membrane anchor protein AmaP: MLRVVNRVLIGLVGLVLLVVGGSVLAVGLGLEPPSWWIHDSRHDVLLSDAERTRWRDDGWWWPTVIAVLAVLVLLALWWLVSVLRRHRLAEVLVDTGDGEGALLRGRALEGVLAGEAAGLEGVQRAHVHLTGRRSTPETRVRLLLEPHVDPGTALNDLTAQALTHARTSAGLAALPTEVRLKGVKHRAERVS, encoded by the coding sequence GTGCTCAGGGTGGTCAACCGGGTGCTGATCGGGCTCGTCGGGCTGGTGCTGCTCGTGGTCGGCGGCTCCGTACTGGCCGTGGGACTCGGGCTGGAACCCCCGTCCTGGTGGATCCACGACAGCCGGCACGACGTACTGCTCAGCGACGCCGAGCGGACGCGCTGGCGGGACGACGGCTGGTGGTGGCCGACCGTGATCGCCGTGCTGGCCGTCCTGGTCCTGCTCGCCCTGTGGTGGCTGGTCTCGGTCCTGCGCCGGCACCGCCTCGCCGAGGTCCTGGTCGACACCGGCGACGGCGAAGGCGCCCTGCTGCGGGGACGGGCCCTGGAGGGCGTACTGGCAGGCGAGGCGGCGGGGTTGGAGGGCGTCCAACGCGCCCACGTCCACCTGACGGGCAGGCGCAGCACCCCCGAGACCCGGGTGCGCCTCCTGCTGGAACCGCACGTGGACCCGGGCACCGCCCTGAACGACCTCACCGCACAGGCCCTGACCCACGCCCGCACTTCAGCGGGCCTCGCGGCCTTGCCGACAGAGGTCCGCTTGAAGGGCGTCAAACACCGTGCGGAAAGGGTCAGTTAG